Proteins from a single region of Nitrososphaerota archaeon:
- a CDS encoding bsaAI — translation MKKLTDSRGKINTDKRYWSPYPYGGVEVKATCGNTPVASIKPKPAIGMSRIETGLVSAEWKAHHRETKSLLGVYWDFVETLPTFLAAFYRNDLTVDDWGNMVVPREDSHATSVSVMKRSGVKRMGEGWMVLPKDDFYLKPLSEVFGVPKPVPV, via the coding sequence TTGAAGAAGCTAACTGATTCGAGAGGTAAGATTAACACAGACAAGAGGTACTGGAGTCCATATCCTTACGGGGGAGTCGAAGTCAAAGCGACTTGCGGGAACACTCCCGTGGCGAGCATCAAACCAAAGCCGGCAATCGGCATGTCAAGAATCGAGACGGGGCTCGTCAGCGCAGAGTGGAAGGCTCATCATCGCGAGACCAAGAGTCTACTTGGTGTGTATTGGGACTTCGTAGAAACATTGCCCACATTCCTCGCCGCCTTCTATCGGAATGACCTGACTGTTGACGATTGGGGCAATATGGTCGTTCCCAGAGAGGACAGCCATGCTACGAGCGTCTCCGTAATGAAGAGGAGCGGCGTTAAGAGAATGGGCGAAGGCTGGATGGTGCTGCCGAAAGACGATTTCTATCTCAAGCCTCTTTCCGAAGTGTTTGGAGTTCCGAAGCCTGTGCCTGTTTGA